One segment of Neobacillus endophyticus DNA contains the following:
- a CDS encoding CotY/CotZ family spore coat protein — protein sequence MGCGKHNDFHSGSCVCEVVRAIKDIQDNAVSPTECAECTSCFNEPLGSLVSPTRRDPVDTRVFVLKTADGTPFHAFFSNEHNACVSIFFRVEEVFDNCCATLRVLVPGRREGGNFVPVNLVCGGDRCCVDLSRVCQVERFRASNDCVTVDLSCFCAVQCIADVDLGICS from the coding sequence ATGGGTTGTGGGAAACATAACGATTTTCATAGCGGCAGCTGTGTGTGCGAAGTCGTCCGTGCGATAAAAGATATCCAAGATAATGCTGTTAGTCCGACAGAATGTGCTGAATGTACCAGCTGTTTTAATGAACCGCTTGGTTCACTAGTATCACCAACAAGAAGAGATCCGGTTGATACACGTGTTTTTGTATTAAAAACTGCAGATGGTACTCCATTTCATGCCTTCTTCAGCAACGAACACAATGCGTGCGTATCCATCTTCTTCCGCGTAGAAGAAGTATTTGATAACTGCTGTGCAACACTTCGTGTGTTAGTACCTGGACGCAGGGAAGGCGGAAACTTTGTTCCAGTAAACCTAGTATGCGGCGGAGACAGATGCTGTGTAGACCTTTCAAGGGTTTGCCAAGTGGAACGATTCCGTGCAAGCAATGATTGCGTAACAGTTGATCTAAGTTGCTTCTGCGCTGTTCAATGTATTGCCGATGTAGATTT
- a CDS encoding DUF1360 domain-containing protein: MIYLRKKRKDMMMKLTILNFFILSLACFRLTRLIVFDKITEFIRAPFYDEVREVNPDGEEEVYYIPKQTGIKHFFGELLSCYWCTGIWMASAIVIVYYLFPAFSAPVIVILAVAGFGAIIEAIVQHFIEK; encoded by the coding sequence ATGATTTATTTACGTAAAAAAAGAAAGGACATGATGATGAAGCTGACTATTTTAAATTTCTTTATTTTGTCTTTAGCCTGCTTTAGACTAACGAGATTAATTGTCTTTGATAAAATAACTGAATTTATTCGTGCCCCATTTTATGATGAGGTGAGAGAAGTAAATCCCGATGGGGAAGAAGAGGTATATTACATTCCAAAACAAACTGGAATAAAGCACTTTTTTGGTGAGCTCCTCAGTTGCTATTGGTGCACGGGTATTTGGATGGCGTCGGCAATTGTGATCGTTTATTATTTATTTCCTGCATTCTCAGCACCAGTAATAGTCATTTTAGCTGTTGCCGGTTTTGGAGCTATTATTGAGGCAATTGTTCAACATTTTATAGAAAAATAA
- a CDS encoding YhcN/YlaJ family sporulation lipoprotein, with protein MQIIRFFLIYSCILLLASCNQNESAKNSQMALIKTTNPSPVVTNKGVKRNHVEAIKKDVSSYPHIYDVAVVKGKKDTLVAYKVKHLHRFRMKKIEVDVTKMLEKKYPKEDFTVSSDYKIFLEAVRLDEKIKNTKMTPKKAEKSLEGLVKMTKDIK; from the coding sequence ATGCAGATCATTCGTTTTTTCCTTATTTATTCATGTATTTTATTGCTCGCATCCTGCAATCAAAATGAATCAGCCAAGAATAGTCAAATGGCACTTATAAAAACCACAAACCCTTCCCCGGTTGTTACTAACAAAGGTGTGAAACGCAACCATGTGGAGGCAATTAAAAAGGATGTAAGCTCTTACCCGCACATTTATGATGTTGCGGTTGTCAAAGGAAAAAAAGACACACTAGTTGCCTATAAGGTTAAGCATCTTCATAGGTTCCGTATGAAGAAGATTGAAGTGGACGTTACCAAAATGCTTGAAAAAAAATATCCAAAAGAAGACTTTACGGTTTCAAGCGACTATAAAATATTTCTTGAAGCAGTAAGGCTTGATGAGAAAATTAAAAACACAAAAATGACACCTAAAAAGGCAGAGAAGAGCCTGGAAGGGCTTGTAAAAATGACGAAAGATATTAAGTAA
- the spoVAC gene encoding stage V sporulation protein AC, protein MENKQSKVTPQQKSYQHLQQKHEKKRPVLKNCIKAFWVGGLICVVGQAISYFYIYFFNFTEQSVGNPTVATMVFFSMLLTGFGVYDRIGQFAGAGSAVPVTGFGNAVISACIEHRTEGYVLGVGGNIFKLAGSVILFGVFAAFVVALIKTLLNMWGVL, encoded by the coding sequence ATGGAAAACAAGCAAAGTAAAGTAACGCCGCAGCAGAAAAGCTACCAACATTTGCAGCAAAAGCATGAGAAAAAAAGACCGGTTTTGAAAAACTGCATTAAAGCGTTTTGGGTTGGTGGACTTATTTGTGTTGTTGGACAGGCCATCAGTTACTTTTATATTTATTTCTTTAATTTCACTGAACAGAGTGTAGGAAATCCAACTGTTGCAACGATGGTGTTTTTCTCAATGTTGCTAACTGGGTTTGGTGTTTATGATCGTATTGGGCAGTTTGCAGGGGCAGGTAGCGCTGTTCCTGTTACAGGATTTGGAAATGCAGTCATTTCAGCGTGCATCGAGCATCGAACGGAAGGGTATGTGCTTGGTGTGGGTGGCAACATTTTTAAACTGGCAGGTTCTGTCATCCTCTTTGGGGTGTTTGCAGCTTTTGTTGTAGCGCTTATAAAAACGCTGTTAAATATGTGGGGGGTTTTGTAA
- the spoVAD gene encoding stage V sporulation protein AD, with product MLKGHQSWVFQNRPMISATGVTGGPFEANGNLANDFDLLYEDLWMGQESYEKAHRVLLEEAIKITLKKANLQKEQVQFLFAGDLINQITPSSFTARTMQIPYFGLFGACSTSMEGLALASFVVNYKGAKHVLTGASSHNAAVEKQFRYPTEYGGQKPPTAQWTITGAGTALLQENDPGKQLPVTTSATIGKVIDMGLSDPFNMGGAMAPAAADTIMAHFRDLERDPSYYDLIVTGDLGRIGHDTAFELLNKSGLKLERKQFQDCGILMYKSNQPVQSGGSGAGCSATVLYGHLLNEMKKGNIKRLLLVATGALLSPLTFQQKETIPCIAHAVSIEMNGEMG from the coding sequence TTGTTAAAAGGGCATCAATCTTGGGTTTTCCAAAACCGTCCAATGATTTCTGCGACTGGTGTAACTGGCGGCCCCTTTGAAGCAAATGGGAACTTGGCAAACGATTTCGACTTATTATATGAAGATTTATGGATGGGGCAGGAGTCATATGAAAAGGCACATCGCGTTTTATTAGAGGAAGCGATAAAAATTACCTTGAAAAAAGCAAATTTACAGAAGGAACAGGTTCAATTTTTATTCGCTGGTGATTTAATTAATCAAATCACTCCTTCCAGCTTTACTGCGAGAACGATGCAGATACCTTATTTCGGACTATTTGGAGCCTGCTCCACCTCAATGGAGGGATTGGCGCTTGCGTCATTTGTAGTTAACTATAAAGGGGCTAAACATGTACTTACGGGAGCTTCCAGCCATAATGCTGCTGTTGAGAAACAATTCCGTTATCCAACAGAGTATGGCGGTCAAAAGCCTCCTACTGCGCAGTGGACGATAACCGGAGCCGGTACCGCATTGTTACAGGAGAATGACCCTGGAAAGCAACTTCCAGTCACAACATCTGCAACCATTGGCAAAGTAATTGATATGGGATTATCTGATCCTTTTAATATGGGGGGAGCGATGGCGCCTGCTGCTGCAGATACAATAATGGCCCATTTTCGTGATCTTGAGCGGGATCCTTCCTATTATGACCTAATTGTCACCGGTGACCTTGGCCGTATTGGACATGATACCGCTTTTGAACTGCTAAATAAAAGTGGTCTGAAGCTTGAGAGAAAGCAATTCCAAGATTGCGGTATATTGATGTATAAGAGCAATCAGCCCGTTCAATCTGGCGGAAGCGGAGCAGGATGCTCGGCCACGGTCCTTTATGGACATTTATTAAATGAAATGAAAAAAGGGAATATTAAACGGCTTTTACTAGTCGCAACAGGTGCGCTGCTTTCACCGCTTACCTTTCAACAAAAAGAAACCATTCCGTGTATTGCCCATGCAGTTTCAATCGAGATGAATGGAGAAATGGGGTGA
- the spoVAE gene encoding stage V sporulation protein AE, protein MLAMYFWAFVIGGVICVIGQLLFDVAKLTPGHTLSLLVVIGAVLGGFGLYEPLVDFAGAGATVPITSFGNSLVNGALQDAQAHGIIGVLTGMFQVTSSGISAAIIFGFIGALLFKPKG, encoded by the coding sequence ATGCTGGCCATGTATTTTTGGGCTTTTGTTATCGGAGGAGTGATTTGTGTAATTGGGCAGCTTTTATTTGATGTGGCAAAATTGACTCCTGGCCATACATTAAGCTTGCTTGTTGTAATTGGCGCGGTATTGGGTGGTTTTGGCTTGTACGAACCATTAGTTGATTTCGCTGGTGCAGGTGCCACGGTTCCCATCACTAGCTTCGGAAATTCACTGGTTAACGGGGCACTTCAAGATGCACAAGCTCATGGGATTATAGGCGTATTGACAGGAATGTTTCAAGTAACAAGCTCCGGTATTTCTGCAGCCATCATATTTGGGTTTATTGGTGCCCTTTTATTTAAGCCTAAAGGATAA
- a CDS encoding YjcZ family sporulation protein, producing MCFGYGGYGYGGGFGYGGSFVLIVVLFILLIIVGASWY from the coding sequence ATGTGCTTTGGATATGGAGGCTACGGCTACGGCGGCGGATTTGGTTACGGCGGCAGTTTCGTATTAATCGTCGTATTGTTCATTCTTTTAATTATCGTTGGTGCAAGCTGGTATTAA
- a CDS encoding stage VI sporulation protein F, producing the protein MDNGFFKNIEKKTGVNMKDIFDLANSLQNANFKDEKTVRNVIKRVSQLANKPVSKDLEDQIVKTIVNDGKSLDLNTINKMLNKK; encoded by the coding sequence ATGGATAATGGTTTCTTTAAAAATATAGAGAAGAAAACCGGTGTGAATATGAAAGATATCTTTGATTTAGCTAATTCCTTACAGAACGCCAATTTCAAAGATGAGAAAACCGTCCGTAATGTAATCAAAAGAGTTTCACAACTAGCCAATAAACCTGTTAGTAAAGATTTGGAAGATCAAATTGTGAAAACAATTGTTAATGATGGCAAAAGCCTTGATCTTAACACCATCAATAAAATGTTAAATAAAAAATAA
- a CDS encoding ATP-dependent helicase → MKTVIYKNQLLFLDQINREEYQKLYAAGKQHELHCPVCRENVQLKLGIHMDPPYFFHTKSPEKHCPDPEMEQPSSSQEFVEQNGFKIPKGRTITDTPITLEVFKPAKTIQYQVPFTKQNNKETKILDGYIQELAKTGVVLDHDQVSAVMETDGSLLVIAGAGSGKTRVLTTRTAYMLEVKKIDPRSIMLVTFTSKAATEMKQRLNTYPGIKQEKINQLVAGTFHSIFYRILMFHDRKNWSPDKLLKKEWQREQILKEAGRELDLSEKEFAYDLALQQISYWKNSLLMPNEVKPASEWEEKTAVLFKKYEESKTSNGWFDFDDMLIGCYRLFKSSPSLLETYQNRLHYFLIDEFQDINKVQYELIKLLSGKHQNVCAVGDDDQAIYSFRGSDPSFLMEFEHDFPLAKLVILEQNYRSAHEIVAAAGQLISTNRIRRAKRMQAQFSSGELPLLFFPFDEEEEATMIVTDIQERISMGANPSDFAILFRTNAGSRAVFERLANSNLPFRMDLDSESFYDRYIVRCALSFLKLSLNEDDSRSLSDILSILFLKQNAMNDLKARSILEDCSLLEALWHLKTAHAFQEKKLKKVVNIIRGLKAVPPAAAIEKIEKDLGFLDFLKKRGNDANKMEKGSDDLKDLKTAAKNFDTISSLLAHAEHMSAMNKEIKKLSKHFPEAVTLSTIHRAKGLEFQTVYIIGAVDGGLPHDYSLDAYRNGDHSALEEERRLFYVAMTRARSQLLISVPESRRGKKAHRSRFLAPILKKHL, encoded by the coding sequence ATGAAAACAGTGATTTATAAAAATCAGCTTCTATTCTTAGATCAAATAAATCGTGAAGAATATCAAAAATTATATGCAGCAGGAAAACAGCATGAACTGCATTGTCCTGTTTGCCGAGAAAATGTTCAGTTAAAGCTTGGAATTCATATGGATCCACCTTACTTTTTCCATACGAAATCACCTGAAAAGCACTGTCCAGACCCCGAAATGGAACAACCATCCTCCTCTCAGGAATTTGTGGAACAAAATGGGTTTAAAATTCCAAAAGGCAGAACCATAACAGATACTCCCATAACATTGGAAGTTTTCAAACCAGCCAAAACCATCCAATATCAAGTCCCATTTACAAAGCAAAATAATAAAGAGACAAAAATCTTAGATGGATATATTCAGGAGCTAGCGAAAACGGGAGTTGTTCTGGATCATGACCAAGTGTCTGCGGTAATGGAAACAGATGGTTCTTTACTTGTCATAGCGGGAGCAGGGAGCGGAAAAACCAGAGTTCTAACGACTCGAACAGCCTATATGCTGGAAGTAAAAAAAATTGATCCGCGCTCCATCATGCTCGTTACCTTTACTTCAAAGGCCGCAACTGAAATGAAGCAAAGGCTAAACACTTATCCTGGTATAAAACAGGAGAAGATTAATCAGCTAGTGGCTGGGACGTTTCACAGCATTTTTTACCGTATATTAATGTTTCATGATCGTAAAAATTGGTCTCCAGATAAACTTTTAAAAAAGGAATGGCAGCGGGAGCAAATCTTAAAGGAAGCAGGAAGAGAGCTTGACTTGTCTGAAAAGGAATTTGCTTACGATTTAGCATTACAGCAAATCAGCTATTGGAAAAACTCTTTGTTAATGCCAAATGAAGTGAAACCTGCATCGGAATGGGAAGAAAAAACAGCCGTGCTCTTTAAGAAGTATGAAGAAAGCAAAACTAGTAACGGCTGGTTTGATTTTGATGATATGCTGATCGGCTGTTACCGGCTATTTAAATCTTCTCCTTCCCTGCTTGAAACCTATCAAAATCGCTTGCATTATTTTTTAATTGACGAGTTTCAGGATATAAATAAAGTACAATATGAACTAATCAAACTTTTATCTGGTAAACATCAAAATGTGTGTGCTGTCGGAGACGATGATCAGGCTATTTATTCATTTAGAGGAAGTGATCCCAGCTTCCTAATGGAATTTGAACATGACTTTCCACTTGCCAAATTGGTGATTTTAGAGCAAAATTACCGTTCTGCTCATGAAATAGTTGCCGCTGCAGGACAGCTGATTTCCACAAACCGGATAAGAAGAGCCAAAAGGATGCAAGCACAATTTTCATCAGGAGAGCTTCCTTTGTTATTTTTCCCCTTTGATGAGGAGGAAGAAGCAACAATGATTGTTACAGACATTCAGGAACGTATATCTATGGGGGCAAATCCCTCTGATTTTGCCATTTTGTTTCGTACGAATGCCGGGTCAAGGGCTGTTTTCGAGAGGCTGGCCAACTCCAACCTTCCATTTAGAATGGACTTGGATTCCGAATCATTTTATGATCGCTATATTGTTAGATGTGCATTAAGCTTTCTTAAATTGAGCTTGAATGAAGATGACTCGCGAAGCTTGTCAGATATATTGTCCATTTTATTCTTAAAACAGAATGCTATGAATGATTTAAAAGCGAGGAGCATTCTCGAGGATTGCAGTCTGCTGGAAGCACTTTGGCACTTAAAAACCGCTCATGCGTTCCAAGAAAAGAAATTGAAAAAAGTTGTTAACATCATCCGCGGATTAAAAGCCGTGCCGCCAGCGGCAGCCATTGAAAAAATAGAAAAAGATTTAGGATTTCTCGATTTTCTAAAAAAACGCGGCAATGACGCAAATAAAATGGAAAAGGGCTCAGATGACCTCAAGGACTTAAAGACAGCTGCCAAAAACTTTGATACCATCAGCAGCTTATTAGCACATGCTGAACATATGTCTGCCATGAATAAAGAGATCAAAAAGTTGAGTAAACATTTTCCGGAAGCCGTTACACTTAGCACTATTCACCGGGCAAAAGGTTTGGAGTTCCAAACCGTCTATATCATTGGGGCTGTTGACGGCGGCCTACCGCATGACTATTCCCTTGATGCTTATCGTAATGGAGATCATTCTGCATTGGAAGAAGAGCGAAGGTTATTCTATGTTGCGATGACCAGGGCCCGCTCACAGTTGCTCATATCTGTACCCGAAAGCAGACGCGGGAAAAAGGCTCATCGCTCCAGATTTTTGGCACCAATCCTAAAAAAACATCTATAA
- a CDS encoding GNAT family N-acetyltransferase — protein MQVIIATTPKERDDAFKVRKIVFVEEQNVPFEEEIDQYEDEATHFVLYLNGEPAGAGRFRIIDGTGKVERICVLKEVRKTGSGKAIMEAIEYFAKNQGIHKLKLNSQTHAIPFYSNLGYEVVSEEFMDAGIPHKTMMKQI, from the coding sequence GTGCAAGTCATAATCGCAACAACCCCAAAAGAACGGGACGATGCTTTTAAAGTAAGAAAAATTGTCTTTGTCGAAGAGCAGAATGTTCCTTTTGAAGAGGAAATTGATCAATACGAGGATGAAGCCACTCATTTTGTCCTTTATCTCAATGGAGAACCAGCAGGAGCAGGAAGATTTAGAATAATAGATGGCACTGGTAAAGTAGAGCGGATCTGCGTTCTTAAAGAGGTAAGAAAAACAGGTTCAGGAAAAGCCATTATGGAAGCTATCGAGTACTTCGCTAAAAATCAAGGAATTCATAAATTAAAATTAAATTCTCAAACCCACGCGATACCATTTTATTCAAACCTTGGATATGAAGTAGTATCTGAGGAATTTATGGATGCCGGGATCCCTCATAAAACCATGATGAAGCAAATTTAA
- a CDS encoding YjcG family protein: protein MKFGVVIFPSKKLQDLANSYRKRYDSHYALIPPHLTLKSAFEATEEEAKDFSDKLRQIAKHTNEFSLKATKVGSFFPVNNVIYLKVEPTEELTALHTNIKQEFYDQNQEYAFVPHITIGQNLSNDEYSDVYGALRMTKVEHEEIVDRFHLLYQLDNNSWTVYETFRLGKE from the coding sequence ATGAAATTTGGCGTTGTCATTTTCCCATCGAAAAAACTTCAGGATTTGGCGAATTCCTATCGCAAGCGTTACGACTCGCACTATGCCTTAATTCCTCCACACTTAACATTAAAGAGTGCTTTTGAAGCAACGGAAGAGGAAGCGAAAGATTTCAGTGATAAACTGAGGCAAATTGCCAAACATACGAATGAGTTCTCTTTAAAAGCAACCAAAGTCGGCTCTTTTTTCCCTGTCAATAATGTGATCTATTTAAAGGTTGAACCAACGGAAGAATTAACAGCTTTACATACCAATATAAAGCAAGAATTCTATGATCAAAATCAGGAATATGCTTTTGTTCCGCATATTACCATTGGCCAAAATCTTTCAAATGATGAGTATTCAGATGTTTACGGCGCACTTCGCATGACAAAGGTGGAACATGAAGAAATCGTCGATCGTTTCCATCTTCTTTATCAATTAGATAACAATTCTTGGACTGTATATGAAACATTCCGTCTCGGAAAGGAATAA
- a CDS encoding alpha/beta hydrolase, with amino-acid sequence MDYPKGTIKELTFQSNELGEEVTLLVYLPANFSPLYKYSLLITQDGRDYFQLGRIGRLADELLFEKEMENLIIIGVPYKNVEDRRRKYHPEGEQNQQYIRFLAHELVPFLDSEFPTFQMGSTRVLIGDSLGATVSFMTAIQYPHTFGKVIMQSPFVNQQVINSVKKFDNPELLEIYHVIGTKETEVKMTDGNIGDFLSPNRALNKEIIQKPFTYFYDEFDGNHTWTYWQPDLRRALLMMF; translated from the coding sequence ATGGACTATCCAAAAGGAACGATAAAAGAACTAACTTTTCAGAGTAATGAGCTTGGCGAGGAAGTGACGCTGCTTGTTTACTTGCCCGCGAACTTTTCACCACTATATAAATACTCGCTGTTAATTACTCAGGATGGACGAGATTATTTCCAGCTTGGCCGAATCGGGCGATTGGCAGATGAATTACTTTTTGAAAAGGAAATGGAAAATTTAATTATAATTGGGGTACCCTATAAAAATGTAGAAGACCGCCGCAGGAAATATCATCCTGAAGGTGAACAGAATCAGCAATACATTCGCTTTCTGGCACATGAGCTCGTTCCTTTCCTAGACAGTGAATTTCCTACTTTCCAAATGGGATCTACAAGAGTTTTAATTGGAGATTCTCTTGGTGCTACAGTATCTTTTATGACAGCCATTCAATACCCGCACACATTTGGAAAAGTGATCATGCAATCACCATTTGTCAATCAACAGGTGATAAACTCAGTTAAAAAGTTCGATAACCCAGAGCTGTTGGAAATCTATCACGTTATTGGCACGAAGGAAACCGAAGTAAAAATGACAGATGGCAACATTGGTGATTTCTTAAGCCCTAACCGGGCATTAAACAAGGAAATTATCCAAAAGCCATTTACCTATTTTTACGATGAATTTGATGGGAACCATACATGGACATATTGGCAGCCAGACTTAAGACGAGCCCTTCTAATGATGTTTTAG
- a CDS encoding site-specific integrase, with protein MPVYKDDEKKTWFYVFNFYDENTGKRKQKRKRGFSTKKEATDALRKLEVQYAEGSYIETKNILFKQYIKDWLSIKKISLSNHTLELYERSIKNHIAPTLGNITLPKMKPQHIQKFILAMHEQGLADSTIKRTFNIVNVCLNDAVKLGDIVSNPATKIEKPKLQPKEMNIWTIDQIQHFLECSKGHRLYCIFHLAIMTGLRKGEILGLRWKDVDFEKQVLYVNQTLEHDGKTIKKGAKTKSSVRSVTLSPSTRQVLLAHKKRHDSEKEGYDIEYKELDLIFRSETGSPFHQRNLTRIFQTLTKKAELPHIRFHDLRHTHAALMIAQNEPMKLIAERLGHSKISTTIDTYGHLLPNMQHDASNRLDQTIFGKS; from the coding sequence ATGCCTGTTTACAAAGATGATGAAAAAAAAACTTGGTTCTACGTTTTCAATTTTTATGACGAAAACACTGGAAAAAGAAAACAAAAGAGAAAACGGGGCTTTTCAACTAAAAAAGAGGCCACTGATGCCTTAAGGAAATTAGAAGTGCAATATGCAGAGGGTTCTTATATTGAAACAAAAAACATTTTATTTAAGCAATATATCAAAGATTGGCTTTCTATTAAAAAAATCTCTCTAAGCAACCACACTTTGGAATTGTACGAAAGAAGTATAAAAAACCATATAGCACCAACATTAGGTAATATTACATTACCAAAAATGAAACCACAGCATATTCAAAAGTTTATTTTAGCAATGCATGAACAAGGATTAGCGGATTCAACTATTAAAAGAACTTTCAATATTGTTAACGTATGTTTAAATGATGCTGTAAAACTTGGTGATATTGTTAGTAATCCTGCTACAAAGATTGAAAAGCCCAAGTTACAACCTAAAGAAATGAATATATGGACTATTGACCAAATTCAACATTTTTTAGAATGTTCAAAAGGCCACAGATTGTATTGTATATTTCACTTGGCAATTATGACTGGTCTAAGAAAAGGCGAAATCCTTGGCTTGCGTTGGAAAGATGTTGATTTTGAAAAACAAGTTTTATATGTAAATCAAACTTTGGAACATGACGGCAAAACGATAAAAAAAGGGGCAAAAACAAAAAGTAGTGTTAGATCTGTAACACTCTCCCCTAGCACAAGGCAAGTGTTGCTAGCACATAAGAAAAGACACGATTCTGAAAAGGAAGGTTATGATATAGAATATAAGGAGCTGGACCTGATATTTCGCTCCGAAACTGGTAGTCCGTTTCACCAACGTAATCTTACAAGAATTTTTCAAACCCTAACAAAAAAGGCCGAATTACCCCATATTCGCTTTCATGATTTGAGGCATACTCATGCTGCATTAATGATAGCTCAAAATGAACCTATGAAATTAATTGCAGAAAGGTTAGGACATAGTAAAATTAGCACTACAATTGATACGTATGGCCACCTACTACCAAATATGCAACATGATGCATCTAACCGACTTGATCAAACCATTTTTGGAAAATCATAA
- a CDS encoding tyrosine-type recombinase/integrase, whose protein sequence is MSKKKSVFTITEDLSDLFIERPKANKSDPNRLTIEKALASITRQMEISGNRPRTISDYTIHVNHFKETTRLTYLDDITADRIYDWLSMMDVSNQTKLTRVKCLKAFLSRCFSNGWIDKQFWKTITIRVDNNVKEGTTERDIRKLLSLLDLGDFFQLRDATALLLMFKTGIRINTIVHLENKHIDFDEMLLRLDGAIIKNHQQLLLPFDETLARMLRVLLCQNDAIRREYGIQNNYVFITKQGGIISNSPTHNNIQKRLNKYSRIYGLRNLNPHALRRGFAKSLLNKGANIAEISKALGHSNLAVTTQYLHLDKEEVAESLRKFL, encoded by the coding sequence TTGTCGAAAAAGAAAAGCGTTTTTACTATTACGGAAGACCTTAGCGACCTTTTTATTGAGCGTCCAAAAGCGAACAAATCTGATCCTAATCGATTAACAATTGAAAAAGCATTAGCGTCTATTACAAGACAAATGGAGATCAGTGGTAATCGACCTCGAACAATCAGCGACTACACCATTCATGTAAATCACTTTAAGGAAACGACTCGACTTACTTATTTAGACGATATTACGGCGGATCGGATTTACGATTGGCTATCAATGATGGACGTTAGCAATCAAACGAAGTTAACCCGTGTAAAGTGTTTAAAAGCATTTTTATCACGATGTTTTAGTAACGGATGGATAGATAAGCAATTTTGGAAAACGATCACTATTCGCGTTGATAACAACGTAAAAGAAGGTACTACAGAGCGGGATATTCGAAAGTTATTATCGTTGTTGGACTTAGGTGACTTCTTTCAATTACGAGATGCTACGGCTTTATTGTTGATGTTCAAAACTGGGATTCGAATTAATACAATCGTTCATCTCGAAAATAAGCACATCGACTTTGACGAAATGTTATTAAGACTAGACGGTGCAATCATAAAGAACCACCAGCAGTTACTTCTGCCATTTGACGAAACATTGGCCCGAATGCTCAGGGTCCTGTTGTGCCAGAATGATGCAATTAGGCGTGAGTATGGAATCCAAAATAATTACGTATTTATTACGAAACAAGGCGGGATTATTTCAAATAGTCCTACCCATAACAACATACAAAAGCGTTTAAACAAGTATTCTCGAATATATGGACTACGTAACCTCAATCCGCATGCACTCAGAAGGGGATTTGCTAAGTCGCTGCTTAATAAAGGTGCCAACATTGCTGAAATATCAAAAGCGTTAGGTCATAGCAATCTTGCGGTTACAACGCAATACTTACACTTGGATAAGGAAGAGGTCGCAGAAAGCTTACGGAAGTTTTTATAA